One genomic window of Moorella glycerini includes the following:
- the rodA gene encoding rod shape-determining protein RodA, translating into MLERRLWRNLDYYFVGSVIALLLISLAVLSSAAANVATDPYYYVKKQLIWIFIGLSGLTLVLLTDYQQLKRYHLPLYVLNLILLAAVMLIGHEAKGAQRWINLGPFLLQPSEFAKTITVITLACFLDKRQGKLNRWQDLILPFTYVAVPMLLILKQPDLGTALVLLAILFGMLYVGGANPRLLLLIAGGGLLLAGLALYAHFHFGLPLPLQDYQLRRLVVVLNPYNDGQGGTGAGYHVIQSQIAIGSGGWWGVGFRQGSQVQLHFLPEHHTDFIFSVVGEELGFVRTVGILALYFLLIYRMIRIAARAKDMFGALLVGGVASMFTFHILVNVGMTTGIMPVTGIPLPLFSYGGSAMLANMLALGLVLNVNLRRQKILF; encoded by the coding sequence ATGCTTGAACGCAGGCTTTGGCGCAACCTCGATTATTATTTTGTGGGCAGCGTTATTGCCCTCTTGTTAATTAGCCTTGCTGTCCTCAGCAGCGCTGCGGCCAATGTGGCAACTGATCCCTATTACTATGTTAAAAAGCAACTGATATGGATCTTTATTGGCCTTTCCGGGTTAACCCTGGTGCTGCTGACTGATTACCAGCAACTAAAACGCTATCACTTGCCCCTGTATGTCCTGAATTTAATTTTACTGGCCGCCGTCATGCTCATTGGTCATGAAGCCAAGGGAGCCCAGCGCTGGATCAATCTCGGGCCTTTTCTCCTGCAGCCTTCCGAATTTGCCAAGACCATAACGGTCATTACCCTGGCCTGCTTTCTGGATAAACGCCAGGGCAAACTCAACCGCTGGCAGGATTTAATCTTACCCTTTACCTATGTAGCCGTGCCCATGCTGCTGATTTTAAAACAGCCCGACCTGGGTACGGCCCTGGTTTTGCTGGCCATCCTTTTCGGCATGTTGTATGTAGGAGGGGCCAACCCCAGGCTGTTATTATTAATCGCCGGCGGGGGCCTCCTCCTGGCGGGACTGGCCCTTTACGCCCACTTCCATTTTGGCCTGCCCCTGCCCCTGCAGGATTACCAGCTGCGCCGGCTGGTGGTAGTCCTCAATCCCTATAACGACGGCCAGGGCGGTACCGGTGCCGGCTACCATGTCATCCAGTCCCAAATTGCCATCGGCTCCGGTGGGTGGTGGGGGGTCGGCTTTCGCCAGGGTTCCCAGGTGCAGCTGCATTTCCTGCCGGAACACCATACCGACTTTATCTTCTCGGTAGTCGGGGAAGAGCTGGGCTTCGTCCGCACCGTAGGTATTCTCGCCCTTTATTTCCTGCTTATCTATCGCATGATCCGGATTGCTGCCCGGGCCAAGGATATGTTTGGCGCTTTGCTGGTGGGCGGCGTAGCCTCCATGTTTACCTTTCATATCCTGGTTAATGTGGGCATGACCACAGGTATTATGCCCGTGACGGGGATACCCCTGCCCCTCTTTAGCTACGGGGGGAGCGCTATGCTGGCCAATATGCTGGCCCTGGGGCTGGTGCTCAATGTTAACCTGCGCCGGCAAAAAATTCTTTTTTAG
- the minD gene encoding septum site-determining protein MinD, whose translation MGEVIVITSGKGGVGKTTTTANLGTGLASLGKKVVLVDTDIGLRNLDVVMGLENRIVYDLLDVVEGRCRLKQALIKDKRLDNLYLLPANQTRDKTAVSRQQMIDLMVQLREEYEFVLIDCPAGIEMGFKNAIAGAEKALVVTTPEVAAVRDADRIIGLLEAAEMEAPRLIINRLRPDMVRKGDMMDIEDMLEILAIDLIGVVPEDEYIVISTNRGEPAVLDRHSRAGQAYRNISRRLLGEEVPLLNWDGGSGFMARLRKLIGLG comes from the coding sequence ATGGGTGAAGTGATTGTCATCACTTCCGGTAAAGGCGGGGTTGGCAAAACGACTACTACGGCCAACCTCGGTACCGGCCTGGCCAGTCTGGGGAAGAAGGTCGTTCTGGTTGATACGGATATCGGTTTAAGAAACCTGGATGTGGTCATGGGGCTGGAAAACCGGATTGTGTATGATCTTCTCGACGTCGTCGAGGGCCGTTGCCGTTTAAAGCAGGCTTTAATAAAAGATAAAAGGCTGGACAATCTGTACCTTTTACCGGCCAACCAGACCAGGGACAAGACGGCCGTCAGCCGCCAGCAGATGATCGACCTGATGGTCCAGTTACGCGAGGAATATGAATTTGTGTTGATTGACTGCCCGGCCGGCATCGAGATGGGCTTTAAAAATGCCATCGCCGGGGCGGAAAAGGCCCTGGTGGTTACCACACCGGAAGTTGCCGCCGTCCGGGATGCCGACCGCATTATCGGGCTCTTAGAAGCAGCCGAAATGGAAGCCCCGCGCTTGATTATCAATCGCCTGCGGCCGGATATGGTGCGCAAAGGCGATATGATGGATATCGAGGATATGCTGGAGATCCTGGCCATTGATCTCATCGGCGTCGTGCCGGAAGACGAGTATATTGTTATTTCCACCAACCGCGGCGAACCGGCTGTTCTGGACAGGCACTCCCGGGCCGGCCAGGCCTACCGCAATATCTCCCGCCGCCTTTTAGGAGAAGAAGTTCCCCTCTTGAACTGGGACGGCGGGAGTGGCTTCATGGCCAGGCTCCGTAAACTGATTGGCCTGGGCTAG
- the groES gene encoding co-chaperone GroES, protein MLKPLADRVVLKVLTGEEKTQGGIVLPDTAKEKPQEGEVVAVGPGKILENGTRVAPEVKVGDIVVFAKYSGTEVKYEGQEYLIIRDSDILAIKEK, encoded by the coding sequence ATGCTCAAACCGCTTGCCGACCGGGTCGTTCTCAAGGTCCTGACCGGCGAAGAAAAAACCCAGGGGGGTATTGTTTTACCGGATACTGCCAAGGAAAAGCCCCAGGAAGGGGAAGTAGTGGCCGTCGGGCCGGGCAAGATCCTGGAAAACGGTACCCGGGTAGCGCCGGAAGTAAAGGTCGGTGACATAGTAGTTTTTGCCAAGTACAGTGGCACTGAAGTCAAGTACGAAGGCCAGGAATACCTGATTATCCGTGACAGCGATATCCTGGCTATTAAGGAAAAATAA
- the minE gene encoding cell division topological specificity factor MinE, translated as MLEFLLRFFGRETTASKKIAKERLRLVLVHDRAGVSPHLLEALKNDLINVISEYLDIDTTGLEVSLNQENDSVALVANIPILRVKRTFKTSPETAVKA; from the coding sequence GTGTTAGAATTTTTACTGCGTTTTTTCGGGCGGGAAACTACGGCCAGCAAAAAAATTGCCAAGGAACGCCTGCGCCTGGTGCTGGTCCATGACCGGGCAGGTGTTTCCCCCCACCTGCTGGAAGCCCTGAAAAACGATTTAATCAACGTCATTTCTGAATACCTGGATATCGATACTACGGGGCTGGAGGTCAGCCTGAATCAGGAAAATGATTCCGTGGCCCTGGTGGCCAACATCCCCATCCTGAGGGTCAAGCGAACCTTTAAAACCAGCCCGGAGACGGCCGTTAAAGCGTGA
- the mreC gene encoding rod shape-determining protein MreC: MGPHRRKLMTPLILLLAALSIYALMRWTARERGHLSILEGGLREALAPAERGITLVVDKTGAWLAAIRDYSRLQAENQALKQEIAALKAANIQLEEYRQENNRLRNLLKFTEVNRNAFEFTVAPVIGRNPSNWYHTLTLGLGSRAGLQKDQVVVTSQGVVGRIIAVTPRTAEVLLILDREGALGGMVQVNRTPGIVEGSPDYGGYLQMIHIARDAPVMENQVVVTSGLGGIFPKGLLLGTVVKVLPEADGLMKRAIIQPAVDFDRLEEVLVITRIKGGIEDAVPGAGAPGAGRTYPGGNPAAGP; encoded by the coding sequence TTGGGCCCTCATCGGCGGAAGCTCATGACCCCTCTCATCTTGCTGCTGGCTGCCTTAAGTATCTATGCCCTCATGCGCTGGACGGCCCGGGAACGGGGGCACTTAAGCATTTTAGAAGGTGGCCTCCGGGAGGCCCTGGCCCCGGCCGAAAGGGGTATTACCCTGGTAGTAGACAAAACCGGGGCGTGGCTGGCGGCAATCAGGGATTACAGCCGCCTCCAGGCCGAGAACCAGGCCTTGAAGCAAGAAATTGCTGCTTTAAAGGCGGCCAATATCCAGCTGGAAGAATACCGCCAGGAAAACAACCGCCTGCGCAATCTCCTTAAATTTACGGAAGTAAACCGCAACGCCTTTGAGTTTACCGTGGCCCCGGTCATCGGCCGCAATCCTTCCAACTGGTACCATACCCTTACCCTGGGTCTGGGTTCCAGGGCGGGATTGCAAAAAGATCAGGTGGTAGTTACCTCCCAGGGAGTGGTCGGCCGCATCATTGCCGTCACACCCCGGACGGCGGAAGTCCTGCTGATCCTGGACCGCGAAGGCGCCCTGGGCGGCATGGTCCAGGTTAACCGGACACCGGGCATCGTCGAGGGGAGCCCGGATTACGGCGGCTACCTGCAAATGATTCATATCGCCCGCGATGCCCCGGTAATGGAAAACCAGGTAGTCGTCACTTCCGGCCTGGGCGGTATTTTTCCCAAGGGTTTGCTCCTGGGAACGGTGGTCAAAGTTTTACCCGAGGCCGACGGGCTTATGAAACGGGCCATTATCCAACCGGCGGTAGACTTTGACCGGCTGGAAGAAGTCCTGGTCATTACCCGCATCAAGGGGGGTATTGAAGATGCAGTTCCTGGGGCTGGTGCTCCTGGGGCTGGCAGGACTTATCCTGGAGGCAACCCTGCTGCCGGCCCTTAA
- a CDS encoding rod shape-determining protein — MIFARDLGIDLGTANTLVHVRNKGIVLREPSVVAIQRGTGHVLAVGEEAKRMIGRTPGNIVAIRPLKDGVIADFDVTQSMLRYFIEKSISKGFLVRPRVVVGVPSGVTAVEARAVREAAFQAGAKEAYLIEEPMAAAIGAGLPVYEPTGNMIVDIGGGTTEVAVISLGGIVTSRSIRIGGDEMDEAIAQYIKRTYNLMIGERTAEEIKIELGAAFFGDTEEDRARKERTYAVRGRDLVTGLPKTIEIAATEVQEALAEPVTAILEAIKVCLERTPPELAADLMDRGIVLAGGGSLLWGLDRLVSQETGMPVNMAEDPLTAVAVGTGKVLENIEVLKRVLLPAQRSG; from the coding sequence ATGATCTTCGCCCGGGATCTGGGGATTGACCTGGGAACGGCCAATACCCTGGTGCATGTCCGCAACAAGGGCATTGTCCTGCGGGAACCATCGGTGGTCGCTATCCAGCGGGGAACAGGCCATGTCCTGGCCGTTGGTGAAGAAGCCAAGCGGATGATTGGCCGGACCCCTGGTAATATTGTCGCCATCCGTCCTTTAAAGGACGGGGTCATTGCTGATTTTGATGTTACCCAGAGCATGCTGCGGTACTTTATTGAGAAGTCCATTTCCAAGGGATTTTTAGTCCGGCCGCGGGTGGTAGTCGGTGTTCCTTCCGGCGTTACGGCCGTGGAAGCACGGGCCGTGAGGGAAGCTGCCTTCCAGGCCGGCGCCAAGGAAGCTTACCTGATTGAGGAACCCATGGCGGCTGCCATCGGTGCCGGGTTGCCGGTTTACGAGCCGACGGGCAATATGATTGTTGATATTGGCGGCGGTACCACCGAGGTAGCCGTTATCTCCCTGGGAGGTATTGTCACCAGCCGCTCCATTCGTATTGGCGGCGATGAAATGGATGAGGCCATTGCCCAGTATATCAAACGTACCTATAACCTGATGATTGGCGAGCGGACGGCGGAGGAGATCAAGATCGAGCTGGGGGCGGCCTTTTTTGGTGATACGGAAGAGGACCGCGCCCGCAAAGAACGTACCTATGCCGTTCGCGGCCGGGACCTGGTCACCGGCTTACCCAAGACCATTGAGATTGCGGCAACTGAAGTCCAGGAAGCCCTGGCGGAACCGGTGACTGCCATCCTGGAGGCCATTAAGGTCTGCCTGGAAAGGACTCCTCCCGAGCTGGCGGCCGACCTCATGGACCGGGGCATCGTCCTGGCCGGCGGCGGCTCCCTGCTCTGGGGCCTGGACCGCCTGGTGAGCCAGGAAACGGGCATGCCTGTGAATATGGCCGAAGACCCCTTAACGGCCGTGGCTGTAGGTACGGGTAAGGTCCTGGAAAATATTGAAGTCCTGAAACGGGTGCTCTTACCGGCGCAGCGATCAGGTTAA
- the minC gene encoding septum site-determining protein MinC yields the protein MLSSTGGDTGAGTREGIMILAARGKPGADNHTFLVCRTVRSGQRYKYPGNVVIMGDVHPGGEIVASGHVIVMGTLRGVVHAGAEGDEKAVVMAFRLQPTQLRIAGYITRAPDEEGQNGTGEPEIARVQDEAVVIEKYQPGGEKRWLSRSMIQEEEEQNG from the coding sequence GTGTTATCTTCAACGGGTGGTGACACCGGGGCAGGCACCCGAGAGGGGATAATGATATTGGCTGCCAGGGGGAAACCGGGGGCGGACAACCACACCTTTCTGGTCTGCCGGACGGTGCGTTCCGGCCAGAGGTACAAGTATCCAGGTAATGTGGTAATCATGGGCGACGTCCATCCCGGCGGGGAAATAGTGGCCAGCGGCCATGTCATTGTCATGGGCACCTTAAGGGGAGTAGTCCATGCCGGGGCTGAGGGCGATGAAAAGGCCGTGGTCATGGCCTTCCGGCTCCAGCCCACCCAGCTGCGGATTGCCGGCTACATTACCAGGGCTCCTGATGAGGAAGGCCAGAATGGTACGGGAGAACCAGAGATCGCCCGCGTCCAGGATGAAGCAGTCGTCATTGAAAAATACCAGCCCGGCGGTGAAAAGCGATGGCTAAGCAGGAGCATGATCCAGGAAGAGGAGGAACAAAATGGGTGA
- the groL gene encoding chaperonin GroEL (60 kDa chaperone family; promotes refolding of misfolded polypeptides especially under stressful conditions; forms two stacked rings of heptamers to form a barrel-shaped 14mer; ends can be capped by GroES; misfolded proteins enter the barrel where they are refolded when GroES binds), with amino-acid sequence MAAKQLAFDTEARRALERGVSAVAQAVKVTLGPKGRNVVIERKFGSPVITKDGVTVAKEIELKDPYENMGAQLCREVASKTNDVAGDGTTTATVLAQAIVMEGLKNVAAGANPVFIKKGIDRAVEAVVDEIKKMSIPVESKESIAHVASIAANERGIGELIADAMEKVGKDGVITVEESKGTATTVEVVEGMEFDRGYVSPYFVTNAEAMEAEFEEPYLLIHEKKISAINDLLPLLEKVVRTGKPLVIIAEDIEGEALATLVVNKLRGTLNCAAVKAPGFGDRRKAMMEDIAILTGGTFISEDLGVKLENVDLHMLGRAKKVKIAKEKTTIVEGYGKKEAIDGRIAQIKKQIEETDSDYDREKLQERLAKMAGGVAVIRVGAATETELKEKKHRVEDALAATRAAVEEGIVPGGGATLVHCIPAVEKLQAEGDEAVGVRIIKRALEEPLRQIAANAGLEGSVIVERVRNEKPGIGFDAVTEQYVDMVKAGIVDPAKVTRSALQNAASIAAMLLTTEALVAEIPKEEKTPPMPPGGGMDY; translated from the coding sequence ATGGCTGCCAAACAGCTGGCCTTTGATACGGAAGCCAGGCGCGCCCTGGAAAGAGGTGTCAGCGCTGTTGCCCAGGCGGTGAAAGTTACCCTGGGACCGAAGGGTCGCAATGTGGTCATAGAACGCAAGTTTGGTTCCCCGGTCATTACCAAGGACGGGGTTACCGTAGCTAAAGAAATTGAGCTGAAAGATCCCTATGAGAACATGGGTGCCCAGCTCTGCCGGGAAGTCGCTTCCAAGACCAATGATGTTGCCGGTGATGGGACAACCACTGCTACCGTCCTGGCCCAGGCCATTGTCATGGAAGGCTTGAAAAATGTGGCCGCCGGTGCCAATCCCGTTTTCATCAAGAAGGGCATTGACCGGGCTGTGGAAGCTGTGGTGGATGAAATTAAGAAGATGAGCATCCCGGTAGAATCCAAGGAAAGCATTGCCCATGTAGCCTCCATTGCCGCCAATGAGCGGGGGATTGGTGAGCTCATTGCCGATGCCATGGAGAAGGTTGGTAAAGACGGCGTCATCACGGTGGAAGAATCCAAAGGAACGGCCACTACCGTAGAAGTAGTGGAAGGTATGGAATTCGACCGCGGTTATGTATCGCCGTATTTTGTTACCAATGCCGAGGCCATGGAAGCCGAATTTGAAGAACCCTATCTACTTATCCATGAAAAGAAGATCTCGGCTATCAATGACCTGTTACCCCTGCTGGAAAAGGTAGTCCGGACGGGTAAACCCCTGGTCATCATTGCCGAGGATATTGAGGGCGAAGCCCTGGCCACCCTGGTGGTCAACAAGCTGCGCGGTACCCTGAACTGCGCTGCCGTCAAGGCCCCCGGCTTTGGCGACCGCCGTAAGGCGATGATGGAGGATATTGCCATCCTGACGGGCGGCACCTTTATTTCCGAGGACCTGGGTGTCAAGCTGGAGAATGTCGACCTCCACATGCTGGGCCGGGCCAAGAAGGTCAAGATTGCCAAGGAAAAGACCACCATTGTCGAGGGTTACGGCAAGAAAGAGGCCATTGACGGCCGCATTGCCCAGATTAAGAAGCAGATTGAAGAAACCGACTCCGATTACGACCGTGAGAAATTGCAGGAACGCCTGGCCAAGATGGCCGGCGGCGTAGCCGTCATCCGTGTCGGTGCGGCTACCGAAACCGAACTCAAGGAGAAAAAACACCGGGTGGAAGACGCCCTGGCAGCTACCCGGGCTGCCGTTGAGGAAGGCATAGTCCCCGGCGGCGGCGCCACCCTGGTCCACTGCATCCCGGCGGTGGAAAAACTCCAGGCCGAAGGCGATGAGGCCGTGGGCGTCCGGATCATCAAACGGGCCCTGGAAGAACCCCTGCGCCAGATCGCGGCCAACGCCGGCCTGGAAGGCTCGGTTATCGTGGAACGGGTGCGCAACGAAAAGCCCGGCATCGGCTTCGATGCCGTCACCGAGCAGTATGTTGACATGGTGAAAGCCGGTATCGTGGACCCGGCCAAGGTTACCCGCAGCGCCCTGCAGAATGCGGCCAGCATTGCTGCCATGCTGCTAACCACGGAAGCCCTGGTAGCCGAGATACCCAAGGAAGAAAAGACACCTCCCATGCCGCCCGGCGGTGGTATGGATTACTAA
- the mrdA gene encoding penicillin-binding protein 2 has product MGGQEKENWKLKLSRRLNGYLAIVIFIFILLTSRLFFLQIVNAQEFSKQSAENRIRINPIEARRGDILDRSGQVLATSQPVYVITLRSMPNQDLDAVINNLSTILEDPELTPAAIKDLIKNNPFRYQPTEIKRLPASDPRAIATVTRLEEHRQDLPGVNISEEPQRYYPYGPLAGHLLGYVGQITQQELEARKEENYGLNDKIGKSGIEAFMEYSNEGGREVGLRGKKGAEQVEVDAYNRKVRDLITLPPTPGDTVQLTIDVKLQQTLEKAMDQVIAATKERNPKAGGGAAVVLDVKSGAILALASKPDMDPNDFVNGNYAKKQGYYNDPRLKPLFNRAIQGAYPPGSIFKPITALAALESQAVKPSDTIYDAGRYWKPGGVNCWAVHGNVNLYRAMAVSCNTYFQWAGDMTGIEKIDEVARQFGLGEPTGAIGLQGEARGILPSPAWKKEVFAPVWNRWLQNQEAAIEKKYAGLLAGAGPEEKNNLLKQKERELNQVKAQYQINYNFDTTWQPFDTFLTSMGQGANNYTIIQLANYVATLANGGTRWRPYLVAKVIGADGSLKKQYQPEVAGKVTVSPEVMAEVRRAMLEVTRSSEGTAGFLFRDFPPNIQVAAKTGTAQTGLAGDDKNSDFYGTFVAFAPYDDPQIALAVVIEYARHGGDSAGVVARAVLAQYFGLTEILNKPFNGVSVE; this is encoded by the coding sequence ATGGGCGGCCAGGAAAAGGAAAATTGGAAGTTGAAACTATCCAGGCGCCTCAATGGCTACCTGGCAATCGTTATTTTTATCTTTATCCTCTTAACCTCCCGCCTGTTTTTTCTCCAGATTGTCAATGCCCAGGAATTCAGCAAGCAATCGGCCGAGAACCGCATCCGCATTAACCCCATTGAAGCCCGGCGGGGTGATATCCTGGATAGAAGCGGTCAGGTCCTGGCCACCAGCCAGCCGGTGTATGTTATTACCCTCCGCAGTATGCCCAACCAGGACCTGGATGCCGTCATTAATAACCTCTCCACCATACTGGAGGACCCGGAGCTGACGCCGGCGGCTATTAAAGATTTAATCAAGAACAACCCTTTCCGTTACCAGCCAACGGAGATCAAAAGGCTCCCGGCCAGTGATCCCCGGGCAATAGCCACGGTCACCAGGCTGGAGGAGCACCGCCAGGACCTGCCGGGGGTAAATATTAGTGAAGAGCCCCAGCGTTATTACCCCTACGGTCCCCTGGCCGGCCACCTCCTGGGTTACGTCGGCCAGATTACCCAGCAGGAACTGGAAGCCAGGAAAGAAGAAAATTACGGCCTCAACGATAAAATCGGCAAGAGCGGTATCGAAGCCTTTATGGAATACAGTAACGAGGGCGGCCGGGAAGTGGGACTGCGCGGCAAGAAGGGCGCCGAGCAGGTGGAGGTTGACGCCTATAACCGTAAAGTCCGGGACCTGATAACCTTGCCGCCCACCCCGGGCGATACCGTCCAGCTTACCATTGACGTGAAACTCCAGCAGACCCTGGAAAAGGCCATGGACCAGGTGATTGCGGCTACCAAGGAAAGGAACCCCAAAGCCGGCGGCGGGGCGGCAGTGGTCCTGGATGTCAAGAGCGGGGCGATACTTGCCCTGGCCAGCAAGCCGGATATGGATCCCAATGACTTTGTCAATGGCAATTACGCTAAGAAGCAGGGCTATTATAATGACCCGCGCCTGAAACCCCTGTTCAACCGGGCCATCCAGGGGGCTTACCCGCCAGGGTCCATCTTTAAACCCATAACCGCCCTGGCGGCCCTGGAATCCCAAGCCGTCAAACCGTCGGATACCATTTATGATGCCGGCCGTTACTGGAAACCGGGCGGCGTTAACTGCTGGGCCGTCCACGGTAATGTAAATTTATACCGGGCCATGGCCGTCTCCTGCAATACCTACTTCCAGTGGGCGGGGGATATGACCGGCATCGAGAAAATCGACGAGGTGGCGCGCCAGTTTGGCCTGGGAGAACCTACCGGGGCCATCGGTCTCCAGGGCGAAGCGAGGGGTATTCTACCATCGCCGGCGTGGAAAAAGGAAGTCTTTGCCCCTGTTTGGAACCGGTGGTTGCAGAACCAGGAGGCTGCCATTGAAAAGAAATATGCTGGACTCCTGGCCGGGGCCGGTCCCGAGGAAAAGAATAACCTCCTTAAACAAAAGGAAAGGGAGCTCAACCAGGTTAAAGCCCAGTACCAGATTAATTATAACTTTGACACTACCTGGCAGCCCTTTGATACCTTCCTGACCTCCATGGGCCAGGGAGCCAATAACTATACCATTATCCAGCTGGCCAATTATGTGGCCACCCTGGCCAACGGCGGTACCCGCTGGCGGCCTTACCTGGTGGCAAAGGTCATTGGTGCCGACGGTTCGTTAAAAAAACAGTACCAGCCCGAGGTAGCCGGCAAAGTGACCGTTTCGCCTGAGGTCATGGCCGAGGTGCGGCGAGCCATGCTGGAAGTGACCAGGTCCAGCGAAGGTACAGCAGGCTTTCTTTTCCGGGATTTCCCACCCAACATCCAGGTGGCAGCCAAAACCGGTACCGCCCAGACGGGCCTGGCCGGTGATGACAAAAATAGCGATTTCTATGGTACCTTTGTCGCCTTTGCCCCTTATGATGACCCCCAGATTGCCCTGGCGGTGGTAATCGAATACGCCCGGCACGGCGGCGATTCCGCCGGGGTGGTGGCCCGGGCAGTCCTGGCCCAGTATTTTGGTCTTACCGAGATCTTAAATAAGCCCTTTAACGGCGTTTCGGTGGAATAA
- the thiE gene encoding thiamine phosphate synthase produces MLPLAWLYVITNRRLAGARSLVDLAAKLTGVDYLQLREKDLPGRELYHLARDIKQALPPGTRLLVNDRLDVALAAGADGVHLGENSLPTAVARRLLGPGKIVGVSVHSVAAAREAELAGADYLLFGHVFPTASKEGVPPRGLGHLREVVASVGIPIIALGGINAASAPQCLAAGARGVAVMSAVMAAPDPARAVAELKQALSKR; encoded by the coding sequence GTGTTGCCCCTGGCCTGGCTATATGTCATTACCAACCGCCGCCTGGCGGGTGCCAGGTCCCTGGTAGACCTGGCTGCCAAGCTGACCGGCGTCGATTACTTGCAGCTGCGGGAAAAGGATTTACCCGGCAGGGAGCTTTACCACCTGGCCCGGGATATAAAGCAGGCCCTGCCGCCGGGAACGCGGCTGCTGGTCAATGACCGCCTGGATGTGGCCCTGGCCGCCGGCGCCGACGGGGTGCACCTGGGCGAAAACTCCCTGCCAACGGCCGTGGCCCGCAGGCTTTTAGGGCCCGGCAAAATCGTGGGGGTTTCCGTGCACAGCGTGGCGGCCGCCCGGGAAGCGGAGCTGGCCGGCGCTGATTACCTGCTGTTCGGTCATGTATTCCCCACGGCTTCCAAGGAGGGAGTCCCCCCCAGGGGTCTGGGGCACTTGCGGGAAGTTGTGGCCAGTGTTGGTATACCAATTATCGCCCTGGGCGGCATCAATGCCGCCAGTGCTCCGCAGTGCCTTGCTGCCGGGGCCAGGGGCGTGGCCGTGATGTCAGCCGTTATGGCTGCTCCCGACCCGGCCCGGGCTGTAGCTGAATTAAAGCAGGCCCTAAGTAAGAGGTGA
- the thiS gene encoding sulfur carrier protein ThiS translates to MRLKVNGEEREVAAGLTVAELLQELGIESRYLALERNRRVVPRQDYATTVLEEGDELEIIRFVGGG, encoded by the coding sequence ATGCGCCTGAAGGTGAATGGCGAAGAGCGGGAAGTAGCAGCCGGGCTGACGGTTGCCGAACTGCTGCAAGAACTGGGGATCGAGAGCCGTTACCTGGCCCTGGAACGCAACCGCCGGGTTGTCCCCAGGCAGGATTACGCGACAACCGTTCTTGAGGAAGGTGATGAGCTGGAAATCATCCGCTTTGTAGGGGGAGGCTGA
- the mreD gene encoding rod shape-determining protein MreD, with translation MQFLGLVLLGLAGLILEATLLPALKMAGVKADLLTVILVIFAFLKGAPRGAALGFIYGLLEDLYLAKFLGLNALTRMVSGYLVGLSKDWLNQDNLLGPGILAFLATIGQGFLFLLVGHLAGFKYPWLAGLLAVVLPTALYNGCLALLGYSFYQGGAAWAARKRKIGS, from the coding sequence ATGCAGTTCCTGGGGCTGGTGCTCCTGGGGCTGGCAGGACTTATCCTGGAGGCAACCCTGCTGCCGGCCCTTAAGATGGCAGGAGTTAAAGCCGACCTGTTAACTGTTATCCTGGTAATTTTCGCCTTTCTCAAAGGGGCGCCCCGGGGAGCTGCCCTGGGTTTTATCTACGGGCTGCTGGAGGATTTATACCTGGCTAAATTTCTGGGCCTCAATGCCCTGACCAGGATGGTTAGCGGGTACCTGGTGGGTTTAAGTAAGGATTGGTTGAATCAGGATAACCTCCTGGGACCAGGTATCCTCGCTTTTCTGGCTACCATTGGTCAGGGATTCTTATTTTTGTTAGTGGGGCATCTTGCCGGATTTAAATATCCCTGGCTGGCCGGGCTGCTGGCCGTTGTGCTGCCCACGGCTCTTTATAACGGCTGCCTGGCCCTGCTGGGGTATAGCTTTTATCAGGGGGGTGCAGCATGGGCGGCCAGGAAAAGGAAAATTGGAAGTTGA